A single window of Rhodamnia argentea isolate NSW1041297 chromosome 5, ASM2092103v1, whole genome shotgun sequence DNA harbors:
- the LOC125315074 gene encoding uncharacterized protein LOC125315074 has protein sequence MDKGFKGESAEPLRMHSENLDGSQSGEQSTSALDRDKTGRIGSGKNSPKSNNRSRSSSSNRSTGNFDASSPGRDLSALSKRKSGSITSLSSSSSSLVDRFQVEAGELIKPKTDGIAPSPGHDEYCPSRLRKEKEAVKVSSKAERDSESSSGAASTSPMSDITHESLHHSMSPTQSPAIQVMDRSGGYNPYRIPSTVFERSKPSTPVEWSIASNESLFSIHIGNNSFSRDHVTTPTTDLLKFDEPISISPPPLQEVASLDQIVNMDKTPAANTKSVEFTEAVQKENENNAHEETANSPMATWGSSCLSNESRMSAPSFSFPIKKKSSCPKPRWMRKMCVCRRKKCVWPSCYCSNCSLASCCRKWTCCFYKWPSCFCKWPSCHCCKWPSCSCKWPSCHCCKWPSCHCNCPSCHCPKCSCAFCYHWNCSRKRFCCCSSTMYDPLSSYLFVSHFTLTDCRTRRNRMLGDCISSLLLQRRLPARPPVIALVALAILAILAALAALAILAALAVLVTLAIVAVIFDSVAKFFAFLRVFCCS, from the exons ATGGACAAGGGATTCAAGGGTGAAAGTGCTGAGCCTCTGAGGATGCATTCAGAGAATCTTGATGGGAGTCAAAGCGGCGAGCAGTCGACGTCTGCATTAGATAGGGATAAAACCGGTAGGATTGGTAGTGGCAAAAACAGTCCGAAGAGTAACAATAGGAGCAGAAGTAGTAGCAGTAATCGGTCGACAGGAAATTTTGATGCCTCGAGTCCTGGACGTGATCTGTCGGCACTGTCCAAGAGAAAATCAGGGTCTATCACTTCCctgtcttcatcttcatcatcattagTCGATCGCTTCCAAGTAGAGGCAGGTGAATTAATTAAGCCCAAAACAGATGGTATTGCTCCTTCTCCGGGACATGATGAGTATTGTCCATCGAGGTTgcggaaagaaaaggaagcggTTAAGGTATCTTCAAAAGCAGAACGTGACTCGGAGTCCTCCTCAGGTGCCGCATCGACGTCGCCCATGTCCGACATCACGCACGAGTCACTACATCATAGTATGTCGCCGACACAGTCTCCTGCAATCCAGGTGATGGACCGATCAGGCGGGTACAACCCTTATAGGATTCCGTCTACCGTATTCGAAAGGAGCAAACCTTCAACTCCTGTTGAATGGAGCATTGCTTCCAATGAGTCGCTCTTTAGCATACACATAGGGAACAACAGCTTCTCAAGAGACCATGTAACTACGCCCACCACCGATTTGCTGAAGTTCGACGAGCCCATTAGCATCAGCCCGCCACCTCTGCAAGAGGTGGCATCGCTTGACCAAATCGTCAACATGGACAAGACCCCCGCAGCAAATACCAAGAGCGTGGAATTTACAGAGGCCGTACAGAAGGAAAATGAGAACAACGCACACGAGGAAACGGCAAATTCTCCCATGGCGACCTGGGGTTCCTCTTGCCTTTCCAATGAAAGCAGAATGAGCGCCCCATCTTTCTCTTTCCCCAT aaagaagaagagttcaTGTCCGAAACCTAGGTGGATGAGGAAAATGTGTGTGTGTCGGAGAAAGAAGTGTGTGTGGCCGTCGTGCTACTGTTCGAACTGTAGTCTGGCATCCTGCTGCCGTAAGTGGACATGCTGCTTCTATAAATGGCCGAGCTGCTTCTGTAAATGGCCGAGTTGCCACTGTTGTAAGTGGCCGAGCTGCTCCTGTAAATGGCCGAGTTGCCACTGTTGTAAGTGGCCGAGTTGCCACTGTAATTGTCCGAGCTGTCATTGTCCTAAGTGTAGCTGTGCGTTCTGCTACCATTGGAACTGTAGCCGAAAACGGTTTTGTTGTTGTTCATCTACCATGTATGATCCTCTCTCCTCTTACCTTTTTGTTAGTCATTTCACCTTGACAG ATTGTCGGACACGGAGAAACCGGATGCTCGGGGACTGTATCAGCAGCCTTCTGCTACAGAGACGACTCCCAGCTCGACCGCCAGTGATCGCGCTTGTTGCTCTTGCTATTCTTGCCATTCTTGCCGCCCTTGCAGCTCTTGCCATTCTTGCCGCCCTTGCTGTTCTTGTAACTCTTGCGATTGTTGCTGTCATCTTCGACTCTGTTGCTAAATTTTTTGCGTTCTTAAGAGTCTTTTGTTGTTCTTAA
- the LOC115751851 gene encoding triose phosphate/phosphate translocator, chloroplastic-like isoform X3 — protein MPSIATPVRSPIGASGSKKMSSLYLTTHAISATSVLLKARKSFASGASRLAFSPLPEPLRFPGGSGPFRRRHLAGSHLARAAAADAEGREIEVSDGLAKPSKSFGERYPALVTGFFFFMWYFLNVIFNILNKKVYNYFPYPYFVSVIHLLVGVVYCLVSWAVGLPKRAPIDRELLALLTPVAACHALGHVMSNVSFAAVAVSFTHTIKAASQFVLGHQIPLSLWLSLAPVVIGVSMASLTELSFNWTGFVSAMISNVAFTYRSIYSKKAMTGMDSTNVYAYITIIALLFCIPPAVIIEGPQLMQYGFMEAIAKVGLFKFLSDLFCIGLFYHLYNQVATNTLERVAPLTHAVGNVLKRVFVIGFSIVVFGNRISTQTGIGTAIAIAGVAIYSLIKANIEEQKRKAAAAPAQ, from the exons ATGCCGTCGATCGCTACCCCGGTTCGCTCTCCGATCGGAGCCTCTGGCTCCAAGAAGATGTCGTCTCTGTACCTGACGACCCACGCGATTTCGGCCACTTCTGTTCTGCTCAAGGCTCGAAAGAGCTTCGCCAGTGGCGCGTCACGTCTTGCCTTCTCGCCGCTGCCGGAGCCTCTGAGATTCCCTGGCGGAAGCGGGCCGTTCAGACGGCGGCATCTCGCCGGTTCCCATCTCGCCAGAGCGGCCGCAGCCGACGCAGAGGGCAGGGAGATTGAAGTTTCCGATGG GTTGGCAAAACCATCCAAGAGCTTCGGAGAAAGATACCCAGCACTTGTTACtggcttttttttcttcatgtG GTACTTCTTGAATGTCATCTTCAACATACTGAACAAGAAGGTCTATAATTATTTCCCGTATCCATA CTTCGTATCTGTCATACATCTTCTCGTTGGAGTTGTTTATTGTCTGGTTAGTTGGGCAGTTGGTCTGCCCAAACGTGCG CCAATTGATAGAGAGCTTCTAGCATTGCTGACCCCTGTTGCTGCCTGCCATGCCCTAGGACACGTCATGTCCAATGTGTCTTTCGCAGCAGTTGCCGTATCCTTTACGCACACCATCAAAG CTGCTTCTCAGTTCGTTCTGGGCCACCAGATCCCACTGTCCCTGTGGCTATCACTAGCTCCTGTTGTGATTG GTGTGTCGATGGCTTCATTAACCGAGCTTTCTTTCAACTGGACTGGTTTCGTCAGTGCAATGATCTCAAATGTTGCATTTACCTACAGAAGTATTTACTCAAAGAAAGCAATG aCAGGAATGGACAGTACAAATGTGTATGCTTATATAACAATCATCGCTCTTCTGTTTTGCATCCCTCCAGCAGTTATT ATTGAGGGCCCTCAACTGATGCAATACGGATTTATGGAGGCCATTGCCAAAGTGGGTCTTTTCAAGTTCCTGTCAGACCTTTTCTGCATTGGATTGTTCTATCATCTCTACAATCAG GTTGCTACTAACACTTTGGAACGGGTAGCGCCACTTACACACGCTGTTGGAAATGTGCTGAAGAGGGTTTTTGTGATCGGTTTCTCTATTGTTGTATTTG GTAATAGGATCTCCACTCAAACTGGGATTGGAACTGCAATAGCAATAGCTGGAGTGGCCATCTACTCCCTCATAAAGGCGAATATCGAAGAGCAGAAACGG AAGGCTGCAGCGGCCCCTGCTCAGTAA
- the LOC115751887 gene encoding PLASMODESMATA CALLOSE-BINDING PROTEIN 3-like: MAVLVFLVLFLAFTGHSGATYCLCKDGVGDQALQKSLDYACGAGADCSAILQAGSCYQPNTVKDHCNYAVNSYFQRKGQVAGSCDFSGTAAPSTVLPNQPSGCVFASSPSSITPAAPASNTTTTMSPPGTIITTPTTGFNGGTGLGPTGINDSSDAADPALFSSINSVLLLLLSLAIIPLLRG; the protein is encoded by the exons ATGGCTGTTCTGGTGTTTCTGGTGCTTTTCCTGGCCTTCACTGGCCATTCGG GTGCAACATACTGCTTGTGCAAAGACGGGGTCGGTGACCAAGCCCTCCAGAAGAGCCTGGACTATGCCTGTGGAGCTGGGGCTGATTGCTCCGCCATCCTTCAGGCCGGCTCTTGCTACCAGCCCAACACCGTGAAGGACCACTGCAACTACGCCGTGAACAGCTATTTCCAGAGGAAAGGCCAGGTCGCCGGTAGCTGCGACTTCTCCGGGACCGCCGCTCCTTCCACTGTTCTTCCGA ATCAACCCTCTGGGTGTGTCTTCGCTTCAAGTCCAAG CTCCATCACACCCGCTGCTCCGGCGTCCAATACCACCACGACCATGTCCCCGCCGGGCACCATCATCACCACCCCGACCACGGGGTTCAATGGCGGCACGGGGTTAGGCCCCACCGGCATCAACGACTCCAGCGACGCCGCCGACCCGGCTCTCTTCAGCAGCATCAATtcagtcctcctcctcctcctctccctggCTATCATTCCCTTGTTGCGTGGTTAA
- the LOC115751760 gene encoding ureide permease 1-like isoform X1, whose protein sequence is MDFSWTPFLTFSPVEGTTASGLKMYLVENKVGAIACMLLSLFFLGTWPAIFTFLERRGRLPQHTYLDYSVANLLAAVVIAFTLGEIGKGTTDSPNFLDQLSQDNWPSVLFAMAGGVLLSLGNLATQYALALVGLSVTLVITCSMTVVIGTTVNYFLDNRINSAEILFPGVGCFVIAVCLASAVRASDADDNKMKLNQSALGNVDAKISSFSALKGVHQNYEDEENASGLAGTVEVGTADFLIELENQRAIKVLGRNTFSGLGIAFFGGVCFALFSPAFNLATNDQWHTLKEGVPHLTVYTAFFYFSISCFIVAAVLNVSFLYHPILGLPGSSFEAYASDWNGRCWALLAGLLCGFGNGLQFMGGEAAGYAAADAVQALPLVGTFWGILLFGEYRRSSRRTYVLLVSMLVMFIVAVALLMASAGQRSVSASA, encoded by the exons ATG GATTTTTCGTGGACACCTTTCTTGACCTTTTCACCAGTGGAAGGAACAACTGCAAGTGGTTTGAAAATGTATCTCGTGGAGAACAAAGTAGGAGCCATAGCATGCATGCTgctttccctcttcttcttgggAACGTGGCCTGCCATCTTCACTTTTCTGGAAAGGCGAGGCCGCCTTCCGCAGCATACTTATCTGGATTACAGTGTCGCCAATCTCCTGGCAGCTGTAGTCATTGCCTTCACTCTCGGGGAGATAGGCAAGGGCACCACAGATTCGCCTAATTTTCTGGATCAGCTTTCTCAG GATAATTGGCCATCCGTTCTGTTTGCTATGGCAGGTGGAGTGCTCCTCAGTCTTGGAAATCTTGCCACACAATATGCGTTGGCTTTGGTTGGTTTATCAGTGACATTAGTGATCACTTGCAGCATGACTGTTGTTATAG GCACAACTGTAAACTACTTCTTGGATAACAGAATCAACAGTGCAGAGATTCTTTTCCCTGGAGTTGGTTGCTTTGTCATTGCAGTTTGTCTGGCCTCAGCTGTTCGTGCATCGGATGCAGATGATAACAAAATGAAGCTCAACCAGTCAGCTCTTGGCAATGTTGATGCCAA GATTTCAAGCTTTTCTGCCTTGAAAGGAGTACATCAAAACTATG aagatgaggaaaatgcCAGTGGTTTAGCTGGGACAGTGGAAGTAGGGACAGCAGATTTTCTGATTGAGCTCGAGAATCAAAGAGCAATTAAG GTTCTTGGGAGGAACACTTTTTCTGGTCTAGGAATAGCTTTCTTTGGTGGTGTCTGCTTTGCTCTTTTCTCACCTGCTTTTAATTTGGCAACAAATGATCAGTGGCATACTTTGAAGGAGGGTGTTCCTCACTTGACGGTTTACACcgcatttttttacttctcaataTCATGCTTCATTGTTGCCGCTGTTCTGAACGTCAGCTTCCTCTACCACCCTATTCTTGGTTTACCCGGATCATCATTCGAAGCTTATGCAAGTGACTGGAATGGAAGATGTTGGGCTCTTTTAGCTGGCCTTTTGTGCGGATTTGGTAATGGCCTCCAATTTATGGGAGGCGAGGCTGCCGGATATGCTGCTGCAGATGCTGTTCAG GCACTCCCACTTGTTGGCACTTTTTGGGGCATACTTCTGTTTGGGGAGTACCGCAGATCATCGAGGAGAACGTATGTGCTGCTCGTCAGCATGCTGGTCATGTTTATCGTGGCTGTTGCGCTTCTCATGGCGTCAGCGGGACAACGCAGCGTGAGCGCAAGTGCCTAG
- the LOC115751752 gene encoding LOW QUALITY PROTEIN: probable inactive purple acid phosphatase 1 (The sequence of the model RefSeq protein was modified relative to this genomic sequence to represent the inferred CDS: deleted 1 base in 1 codon), whose translation MRMGRGMRVVGWASLAALALVASLVERVRSHGDQPLARIAVHETVFALDGRASIKASPSVLGATGQNTEWLSLEYGSPNPSVDDWIGVFSPANFSASTCSPENPKVLPPDLCSAPIKYQYANYSSPAYISTGKGSLKFQLINQRSDFSFALFSGGILNPKLVAVSNAVAFANPKAPVYPRLAQGKEWNEMTVTWTSGYGIAEAEPFVEWGPQSGGKMRSPAGTLTFDRSSMCGAPARTVGWRDPGFIHTSFLKELWPNSVYYYQLGHRLLNGSYIWSQKYRFRASPYPGQSSLQRVVIFGDMGKDEADGSNEYNNFQRGSLNTTYQLVKDLKNIDIVFHIGDICYANGYISQWDQFTAQVEPIASSVPYMIASGNHERDWPGTGSFYENTDSGGECGVLAETMFYVPAENGAKFWYSTDYGMFRFCIADTEHDWREGTEQYEFIEHCLASVDRQKQPWLIFLAHRVLGYSSADFYAVEGSFEEPMGRESLQKLWQKYKVDIAVYGHVHNYERTCPIYQNVCTNEEKNYYKGTLNGTIHVVAGGGGASLAEFTTLRTKWSLFRDYDYGFVKLTAFDHSNLLFEYKKSSDGKVYDSFRISRDYRDILACTVDSCPSTTLAS comes from the exons ATGCGGATGGGGAGAGGTATGAGAGTTGTGGGATGGGCTTCGTTGGCTGCTTTGGCGTTGGTTGCGAGCTTGGTCGAGCGAGTGAGGTCACATGGTGACCAGCCTCTGGCTAGGATCGCCGTTCACGAGACGGTCTTTGCTCTTGATGGAAGAGCGAGCATCAAGGCGTCTCCTTCAGTTCTCGGAGCAACG GGGCAAAATACGGAGTGGTTATCATTGGAGTATGGCTCTCCGAACCCATCGGTTGATGACTGGATTGGAGTATTTTCTCCTGCGAATTTCAG TGCTTCCACCTGTTCACCTGAAAATCCGAAAGTTCTTCCGCCTGATCTATGTTCAGCACCGATCAAG TATCAATATGCGAATTACTCAAGCCCTGCATATATAAGTACGGGAAAAGGGTCCCTAAAGTTTCAGTTGATCAACCAGAGATCAGATTTTTCATTCGCACTTTTTTCTGGTGGTATATTAAAT CCAAAACTGGTTGCAGTATCAAATGCGGTTGCATTTGCAAATCCAAAGGCTCCAGTTTATCCTCGCCTAGCTCAAGGAAAAGAATGGAATGAA ATGACTGTAACATGGACAAGTGGATATGGAATAGCTGAAGCAGAGCCATTTGTTGAGTGGGGTCCtcaaagtggaggaaaaatgcGTTCTCCGGCTGGAACATTGACCTTTGACCGTAGTAGCATGTGTG gaGCACCTGCAAGGACAGTAGGATGGCGTGATCCGGGATTCATCCACACCAGTTTCTTGAAAGAATTATGGCCCAACTCTGT GTATTATTACCAGTTGGGGCATAGGCTATTGAATGGTAGTTATATTTGGAGCCAGAAATACCGCTTCAGAGCATCTCCATATCCTGGTCAAAGTAGCTTGCAACGCGTTGTCATTTTTGGGGACATGGGAAAG GACGAAGCAGATGGCTCAAATGAGTACAACAATTTCCAGCGTGGCTCTCTTAATACCACCTATCAGCTTGTTAAGGACTTGAAGAACATTGATATAGTGTTTCACATTGGAGATATATGCTATGCAAATGGATATATTTCGCAGTGGGATCAGTTTACAGCGCAGGTTGAGCCAATTGCCTCAAGTGTTCCTTACATGATTGCGag TGGTAATCATGAACGAGATTGGCCTGGAACTGGATCCTTTTATGAAAATACAGACTCAGGAGGTGAATGTGGTGTCTTGGCCGAAACAATGTTTTATGTTCCTGCAGAGAACGGGGCTAAGTTTTG GTACTCCACTGATTATGGCATGTTCAGATTCTGCATTGCTGATACAGAACATGACTGGAGGGAGGGAACAGAGCAATACGAGTTCATTGAGCACTGTCTAGCATCTGTTGATAGACAAAAACAACCATGGCTGATTTTCCTTGCACATCGGGTTTTGGGTTATTCATCTGCTGACTTTTATGCTGTGGAAGGATCGTTTGAAGAACCAATGGGCAGGGAGAGCCTTCAAAAACTTTGGCAGAAGTACAAGGTTGACATTGCCGTCTATGGCCATGTTCATAATTATGAAAGGACTTGTCCTATTTACCAG AATGTCTGcacaaatgaagagaaaaactACTACAAAGGAACCCTGAATGGAACTATACATGTCGtggctggtggtggtggagcAAGCCTTGCGGAGTTCACTACTCTCCGAACAAAATGGAGCTTGTTCAGAGACTATGAT TACGGGTTCGTAAAGCTAACTGCATTCGATCATTCGAACCTATTATTCGAGTACAAGAAGAGCAGCGATGGGAAAGTTTACGACTCTTTCAGAATCAGTAGGGATTACAGAGACATCTTGGCTTGCACAGTTGATAGTTGTCCAAGCACAACACTGGCATCGTAA
- the LOC115751851 gene encoding triose phosphate/phosphate translocator, chloroplastic-like isoform X1 codes for MPSIATPVRSPIGASGSKKMSSLYLTTHAISATSVLLKARKSFASGASRLAFSPLPEPLRFPGGSGPFRRRHLAGSHLARAAAADAEGREIEVSDGLAKPSKSFGERYPALVTGFFFFMWYFLNVIFNILNKKVYNYFPYPYFVSVIHLLVGVVYCLVSWAVGLPKRAPIDRELLALLTPVAACHALGHVMSNVSFAAVAVSFTHTIKALEPFFNAAASQFVLGHQIPLSLWLSLAPVVIGVSMASLTELSFNWTGFVSAMISNVAFTYRSIYSKKAMTGMDSTNVYAYITIIALLFCIPPAVIIEGPQLMQYGFMEAIAKVGLFKFLSDLFCIGLFYHLYNQVATNTLERVAPLTHAVGNVLKRVFVIGFSIVVFGNRISTQTGIGTAIAIAGVAIYSLIKANIEEQKRKAAAAPAQ; via the exons ATGCCGTCGATCGCTACCCCGGTTCGCTCTCCGATCGGAGCCTCTGGCTCCAAGAAGATGTCGTCTCTGTACCTGACGACCCACGCGATTTCGGCCACTTCTGTTCTGCTCAAGGCTCGAAAGAGCTTCGCCAGTGGCGCGTCACGTCTTGCCTTCTCGCCGCTGCCGGAGCCTCTGAGATTCCCTGGCGGAAGCGGGCCGTTCAGACGGCGGCATCTCGCCGGTTCCCATCTCGCCAGAGCGGCCGCAGCCGACGCAGAGGGCAGGGAGATTGAAGTTTCCGATGG GTTGGCAAAACCATCCAAGAGCTTCGGAGAAAGATACCCAGCACTTGTTACtggcttttttttcttcatgtG GTACTTCTTGAATGTCATCTTCAACATACTGAACAAGAAGGTCTATAATTATTTCCCGTATCCATA CTTCGTATCTGTCATACATCTTCTCGTTGGAGTTGTTTATTGTCTGGTTAGTTGGGCAGTTGGTCTGCCCAAACGTGCG CCAATTGATAGAGAGCTTCTAGCATTGCTGACCCCTGTTGCTGCCTGCCATGCCCTAGGACACGTCATGTCCAATGTGTCTTTCGCAGCAGTTGCCGTATCCTTTACGCACACCATCAAAG CCCTTGAGCCATTCTTCAATGCGGCTGCTTCTCAGTTCGTTCTGGGCCACCAGATCCCACTGTCCCTGTGGCTATCACTAGCTCCTGTTGTGATTG GTGTGTCGATGGCTTCATTAACCGAGCTTTCTTTCAACTGGACTGGTTTCGTCAGTGCAATGATCTCAAATGTTGCATTTACCTACAGAAGTATTTACTCAAAGAAAGCAATG aCAGGAATGGACAGTACAAATGTGTATGCTTATATAACAATCATCGCTCTTCTGTTTTGCATCCCTCCAGCAGTTATT ATTGAGGGCCCTCAACTGATGCAATACGGATTTATGGAGGCCATTGCCAAAGTGGGTCTTTTCAAGTTCCTGTCAGACCTTTTCTGCATTGGATTGTTCTATCATCTCTACAATCAG GTTGCTACTAACACTTTGGAACGGGTAGCGCCACTTACACACGCTGTTGGAAATGTGCTGAAGAGGGTTTTTGTGATCGGTTTCTCTATTGTTGTATTTG GTAATAGGATCTCCACTCAAACTGGGATTGGAACTGCAATAGCAATAGCTGGAGTGGCCATCTACTCCCTCATAAAGGCGAATATCGAAGAGCAGAAACGG AAGGCTGCAGCGGCCCCTGCTCAGTAA
- the LOC115751760 gene encoding ureide permease 1-like isoform X2: MDFSWTPFLTFSPVEGTTASGLKMYLVENKVGAIACMLLSLFFLGTWPAIFTFLERRGRLPQHTYLDYSVANLLAAVVIAFTLGEIGKGTTDSPNFLDQLSQDNWPSVLFAMAGGVLLSLGNLATQYALALVGLSVTLVITCSMTVVIGTTVNYFLDNRINSAEILFPGVGCFVIAVCLASAVRASDADDNKMKLNQSALGNVDAKISSFSALKGVHQNYDEENASGLAGTVEVGTADFLIELENQRAIKVLGRNTFSGLGIAFFGGVCFALFSPAFNLATNDQWHTLKEGVPHLTVYTAFFYFSISCFIVAAVLNVSFLYHPILGLPGSSFEAYASDWNGRCWALLAGLLCGFGNGLQFMGGEAAGYAAADAVQALPLVGTFWGILLFGEYRRSSRRTYVLLVSMLVMFIVAVALLMASAGQRSVSASA, translated from the exons ATG GATTTTTCGTGGACACCTTTCTTGACCTTTTCACCAGTGGAAGGAACAACTGCAAGTGGTTTGAAAATGTATCTCGTGGAGAACAAAGTAGGAGCCATAGCATGCATGCTgctttccctcttcttcttgggAACGTGGCCTGCCATCTTCACTTTTCTGGAAAGGCGAGGCCGCCTTCCGCAGCATACTTATCTGGATTACAGTGTCGCCAATCTCCTGGCAGCTGTAGTCATTGCCTTCACTCTCGGGGAGATAGGCAAGGGCACCACAGATTCGCCTAATTTTCTGGATCAGCTTTCTCAG GATAATTGGCCATCCGTTCTGTTTGCTATGGCAGGTGGAGTGCTCCTCAGTCTTGGAAATCTTGCCACACAATATGCGTTGGCTTTGGTTGGTTTATCAGTGACATTAGTGATCACTTGCAGCATGACTGTTGTTATAG GCACAACTGTAAACTACTTCTTGGATAACAGAATCAACAGTGCAGAGATTCTTTTCCCTGGAGTTGGTTGCTTTGTCATTGCAGTTTGTCTGGCCTCAGCTGTTCGTGCATCGGATGCAGATGATAACAAAATGAAGCTCAACCAGTCAGCTCTTGGCAATGTTGATGCCAA GATTTCAAGCTTTTCTGCCTTGAAAGGAGTACATCAAAACTATG atgaggaaaatgcCAGTGGTTTAGCTGGGACAGTGGAAGTAGGGACAGCAGATTTTCTGATTGAGCTCGAGAATCAAAGAGCAATTAAG GTTCTTGGGAGGAACACTTTTTCTGGTCTAGGAATAGCTTTCTTTGGTGGTGTCTGCTTTGCTCTTTTCTCACCTGCTTTTAATTTGGCAACAAATGATCAGTGGCATACTTTGAAGGAGGGTGTTCCTCACTTGACGGTTTACACcgcatttttttacttctcaataTCATGCTTCATTGTTGCCGCTGTTCTGAACGTCAGCTTCCTCTACCACCCTATTCTTGGTTTACCCGGATCATCATTCGAAGCTTATGCAAGTGACTGGAATGGAAGATGTTGGGCTCTTTTAGCTGGCCTTTTGTGCGGATTTGGTAATGGCCTCCAATTTATGGGAGGCGAGGCTGCCGGATATGCTGCTGCAGATGCTGTTCAG GCACTCCCACTTGTTGGCACTTTTTGGGGCATACTTCTGTTTGGGGAGTACCGCAGATCATCGAGGAGAACGTATGTGCTGCTCGTCAGCATGCTGGTCATGTTTATCGTGGCTGTTGCGCTTCTCATGGCGTCAGCGGGACAACGCAGCGTGAGCGCAAGTGCCTAG
- the LOC115751851 gene encoding triose phosphate/phosphate translocator, chloroplastic-like isoform X2: MPSIATPVRSPIGASGSKKMSSLYLTTHAISATSVLLKARKSFASGASRLAFSPLPEPLRFPGGSGPFRRRHLAGSHLARAAAADAEGREIEVSDGLAKPSKSFGERYPALVTGFFFFMWYFLNVIFNILNKKVYNYFPYPYFVSVIHLLVGVVYCLVSWAVGLPKRAVIDRELLALLTPVAACHALGHVMSNVSFAAVAVSFTHTIKALEPFFNAAASQFVLGHQIPLSLWLSLAPVVIGVSMASLTELSFNWTGFVSAMISNVAFTYRSIYSKKAMTGMDSTNVYAYITIIALLFCIPPAVIIEGPQLMQYGFMEAIAKVGLFKFLSDLFCIGLFYHLYNQVATNTLERVAPLTHAVGNVLKRVFVIGFSIVVFGNRISTQTGIGTAIAIAGVAIYSLIKANIEEQKRKAAAAPAQ; encoded by the exons ATGCCGTCGATCGCTACCCCGGTTCGCTCTCCGATCGGAGCCTCTGGCTCCAAGAAGATGTCGTCTCTGTACCTGACGACCCACGCGATTTCGGCCACTTCTGTTCTGCTCAAGGCTCGAAAGAGCTTCGCCAGTGGCGCGTCACGTCTTGCCTTCTCGCCGCTGCCGGAGCCTCTGAGATTCCCTGGCGGAAGCGGGCCGTTCAGACGGCGGCATCTCGCCGGTTCCCATCTCGCCAGAGCGGCCGCAGCCGACGCAGAGGGCAGGGAGATTGAAGTTTCCGATGG GTTGGCAAAACCATCCAAGAGCTTCGGAGAAAGATACCCAGCACTTGTTACtggcttttttttcttcatgtG GTACTTCTTGAATGTCATCTTCAACATACTGAACAAGAAGGTCTATAATTATTTCCCGTATCCATA CTTCGTATCTGTCATACATCTTCTCGTTGGAGTTGTTTATTGTCTGGTTAGTTGGGCAGTTGGTCTGCCCAAACGTGCGGTAA TTGATAGAGAGCTTCTAGCATTGCTGACCCCTGTTGCTGCCTGCCATGCCCTAGGACACGTCATGTCCAATGTGTCTTTCGCAGCAGTTGCCGTATCCTTTACGCACACCATCAAAG CCCTTGAGCCATTCTTCAATGCGGCTGCTTCTCAGTTCGTTCTGGGCCACCAGATCCCACTGTCCCTGTGGCTATCACTAGCTCCTGTTGTGATTG GTGTGTCGATGGCTTCATTAACCGAGCTTTCTTTCAACTGGACTGGTTTCGTCAGTGCAATGATCTCAAATGTTGCATTTACCTACAGAAGTATTTACTCAAAGAAAGCAATG aCAGGAATGGACAGTACAAATGTGTATGCTTATATAACAATCATCGCTCTTCTGTTTTGCATCCCTCCAGCAGTTATT ATTGAGGGCCCTCAACTGATGCAATACGGATTTATGGAGGCCATTGCCAAAGTGGGTCTTTTCAAGTTCCTGTCAGACCTTTTCTGCATTGGATTGTTCTATCATCTCTACAATCAG GTTGCTACTAACACTTTGGAACGGGTAGCGCCACTTACACACGCTGTTGGAAATGTGCTGAAGAGGGTTTTTGTGATCGGTTTCTCTATTGTTGTATTTG GTAATAGGATCTCCACTCAAACTGGGATTGGAACTGCAATAGCAATAGCTGGAGTGGCCATCTACTCCCTCATAAAGGCGAATATCGAAGAGCAGAAACGG AAGGCTGCAGCGGCCCCTGCTCAGTAA